A stretch of Caenibius tardaugens NBRC 16725 DNA encodes these proteins:
- a CDS encoding HlyD family secretion protein — protein MTASRKTWLIRGGIAAALVVVALLLWQVLKPGDLPEGIVGGNGRIEAVEIDVSAKSPGRIREILVDEGAFVQAGQVVAHMDTDVLSAQRAEAEAQLAQALNGIQIATSQVAQQQSNRAAALAGVRQREAELNAARKRLARSETLAREGATAVQERDDDQARVEGAAAAVEAARAQLAAVDAAITTARNQVIGARSQVDAVRATIQRIEADIRDSDLKAPTAGRVQYRVAQPGEVVGGGGRVLNLVNLGDVYMTFFLPETVAGKVALGSDVRIVLDALPDRAIPAKVSFVADVAQFTPKTVETQSERQKLMFRVKAQIDRKLLDRYITQVKTGLPGMAYVRIDPKSEWPAKLTVNVPQ, from the coding sequence ATGACGGCGTCCCGGAAGACATGGCTCATCAGGGGCGGCATCGCGGCGGCGCTCGTCGTTGTAGCTCTGCTCCTTTGGCAGGTGCTCAAGCCCGGCGATTTGCCCGAAGGCATCGTCGGCGGTAACGGCCGGATCGAAGCGGTTGAAATCGACGTTTCCGCCAAATCGCCCGGCCGCATCCGCGAAATCCTGGTCGACGAAGGCGCGTTCGTGCAGGCGGGGCAAGTCGTCGCCCATATGGATACGGACGTGCTGAGTGCCCAGAGGGCCGAAGCCGAAGCGCAACTGGCGCAGGCGCTGAACGGCATCCAGATCGCGACCAGCCAGGTCGCGCAGCAGCAGAGCAACCGGGCGGCGGCTCTCGCCGGCGTCCGCCAGCGTGAGGCGGAGCTGAACGCGGCGCGCAAGCGGCTGGCGCGATCGGAAACGCTGGCGCGAGAAGGTGCGACCGCCGTGCAGGAACGGGATGACGATCAGGCCCGCGTCGAAGGCGCGGCGGCGGCAGTGGAGGCCGCTCGCGCCCAACTCGCGGCCGTCGACGCGGCGATCACGACGGCGCGCAACCAGGTGATCGGCGCGCGTTCGCAGGTCGATGCCGTGCGCGCCACCATCCAGCGGATCGAGGCCGATATCCGCGACAGCGACCTCAAGGCGCCGACGGCCGGCCGCGTGCAATATCGCGTCGCCCAGCCGGGCGAAGTCGTGGGTGGCGGCGGGCGCGTGCTCAACCTGGTCAATCTGGGCGACGTCTACATGACCTTCTTCCTGCCGGAAACGGTCGCGGGCAAGGTGGCGCTGGGCAGCGATGTACGCATCGTGCTCGATGCGCTTCCGGATCGTGCGATCCCTGCGAAAGTCAGCTTCGTTGCCGATGTGGCCCAGTTCACGCCCAAGACGGTGGAGACGCAAAGCGAGCGCCAGAAACTGATGTTCCGCGTGAAGGCGCAGATCGATCGCAAGTTGCTCGATCGCTATATCACCCAGGTCAAGACCGGCCTTCCGGGCATGGCCTATGTGCGGATCGATCCGAAATCCGAATGGCCCGCGAAACTGACCGTCAACGTGCCGCAATGA
- a CDS encoding bifunctional enoyl-CoA hydratase/phosphate acetyltransferase has translation MTDGTMIENRTFDEIKVGDTASISRTLTEEDIQLFALVSGDVNPAHMDADYAATDMFRRVIAHGLWGGGLISAVLGTELPGPGAIYLSQSLQFTRPVGLGDTITASVTVAEKRAHHDILFDCRCVNQDGEEVISGQAEVKAPAEKVRRPRAALPEVSLRDHDGYRKLIEMTANGVPEPTAVAHPCSAAAMLAAIEAAEANLIMPILVGPEAKIRKAAEDAGKDISPFRIVSAAHSHEAAAKAVDLVRGGEAKLLMKGSLHTDELMGAIVRSATGLRTERRISHAYVMDVQNHPTPLIITDAAINIAPTLEEKADIIRNAIDLAHVIGIAEPKVAILSAVETVNPAMQSTLDAAALCKMADRGQITGGVLDGPLAFDNAISEAAAKEKGIVSPVAGKAEILVVPNLEAGNMLAKQLTFLGGADAAGIVLGARVPIILASRADSLRTRLASCAVAVLMARAATKAAPGLPGTASA, from the coding sequence ATGACTGACGGAACCATGATCGAGAACCGCACCTTCGACGAGATAAAAGTGGGCGATACCGCCAGTATCTCGCGCACGCTGACCGAAGAGGACATCCAGCTTTTCGCGCTCGTGTCCGGCGACGTGAACCCGGCGCATATGGACGCCGACTATGCCGCGACCGACATGTTCCGCCGCGTCATCGCGCACGGACTATGGGGCGGCGGTCTCATCTCCGCCGTGCTGGGCACCGAACTGCCCGGCCCCGGCGCGATCTATCTCAGCCAGTCGCTGCAGTTCACGCGGCCGGTAGGCCTTGGCGACACGATCACGGCGTCGGTGACGGTGGCGGAAAAACGCGCGCACCATGATATCCTGTTCGATTGCCGCTGCGTCAACCAGGACGGCGAGGAAGTCATCAGCGGCCAGGCCGAAGTCAAGGCGCCGGCCGAGAAGGTCCGCCGCCCCCGTGCGGCGCTGCCGGAGGTCAGCCTGCGCGACCATGACGGCTACCGCAAGCTGATCGAGATGACCGCCAATGGCGTGCCGGAACCGACGGCGGTGGCTCATCCCTGCAGCGCGGCCGCCATGCTGGCCGCGATTGAAGCCGCCGAAGCCAATCTCATCATGCCGATCCTGGTCGGGCCGGAAGCGAAGATCCGCAAGGCGGCCGAAGACGCCGGCAAGGACATTTCGCCTTTCCGCATCGTATCCGCCGCCCATAGCCACGAAGCGGCGGCAAAGGCCGTGGACCTGGTGCGCGGCGGCGAAGCGAAGCTGTTGATGAAAGGCTCGCTCCATACCGACGAATTGATGGGCGCCATCGTGCGCTCCGCCACGGGCCTGCGAACCGAGCGCCGGATCAGCCATGCCTATGTCATGGACGTCCAGAACCATCCGACACCGCTCATCATCACGGATGCCGCGATCAACATCGCGCCGACACTCGAGGAGAAGGCGGACATCATCCGCAACGCCATCGACCTTGCCCATGTCATCGGCATCGCGGAACCGAAAGTGGCGATCCTTTCCGCCGTGGAGACTGTCAATCCCGCGATGCAATCCACACTCGACGCCGCTGCCCTGTGCAAGATGGCCGATCGCGGTCAGATCACGGGCGGCGTGCTGGACGGACCCCTGGCTTTCGACAATGCGATCAGCGAAGCCGCCGCGAAGGAGAAAGGCATCGTCTCGCCGGTGGCGGGCAAAGCGGAAATTCTCGTCGTGCCAAACCTGGAGGCTGGCAACATGCTGGCCAAGCAACTCACCTTCCTGGGCGGTGCGGACGCGGCAGGCATCGTGCTGGGCGCGCGCGTGCCGATCATCCTCGCCAGCCGGGCCGACAGCCTGCGCACCCGCCTCGCCTCCTGCGCGGTCGCGGTGCTGATGGCGCGCGCCGCCACCAAGGCCGCGCCCGGCCTGCCGGGGACGGCGAGCGCATGA
- a CDS encoding TetR/AcrR family transcriptional regulator, with protein sequence MGKHLSGLLVSTLSGFDIARYHLPIKRESWNEAAMGRERFMKDDGAASGTGSRLPARDPRGGRPPQEVAARLGHHILETALAQFIAGGVEGTSMEAIAAAAQTSKRTLYSRFGSKLALLVAAMEHSLARYLDPIAASVPRGSTRKKIAYIARRMLDLSLQGDVVGIEALIIWLANHNPGMMRAQPAIGTQFGIDLMQTILAEASEPNSEEAGDLPFLAAFLFDALVTVPRQRILQRHDLHNTTRTKAAYIERALDLMAKAIPFLNEGRGNRLTS encoded by the coding sequence ATGGGCAAGCACCTCTCCGGACTATTAGTATCTACACTTAGTGGTTTTGATATTGCCCGGTATCACTTGCCGATCAAGCGCGAAAGCTGGAATGAAGCAGCGATGGGCCGCGAGCGATTCATGAAAGATGACGGCGCCGCATCGGGAACCGGCTCGCGTCTGCCTGCCCGCGATCCCAGGGGAGGAAGGCCGCCACAGGAGGTCGCAGCCCGGCTTGGACATCATATCCTCGAGACGGCGCTTGCCCAATTCATCGCCGGCGGCGTCGAGGGTACGAGTATGGAAGCTATCGCCGCCGCCGCACAGACATCGAAGCGAACGCTCTATTCCCGCTTCGGCTCAAAGCTCGCCCTGCTCGTCGCCGCCATGGAACACAGCCTTGCCCGCTATCTCGATCCGATCGCGGCATCGGTCCCTCGAGGAAGCACCCGCAAAAAAATCGCCTATATCGCTCGCAGGATGCTCGACCTGTCGCTTCAAGGCGATGTCGTGGGCATCGAAGCGCTCATCATCTGGCTGGCAAACCACAATCCGGGCATGATGCGGGCACAGCCCGCGATCGGCACCCAGTTCGGCATCGATCTGATGCAGACGATCCTTGCCGAGGCGAGCGAACCGAACAGCGAGGAAGCAGGCGATCTTCCGTTCCTCGCTGCTTTTCTCTTCGACGCGCTGGTCACCGTGCCGCGCCAGCGCATCCTGCAGCGCCATGATCTGCACAACACCACCCGGACAAAGGCTGCCTATATCGAGCGAGCGCTCGACCTCATGGCAAAGGCCATTCCGTTCCTGAACGAAGGGCGCGGTAACCGCCTCACATCCTGA
- a CDS encoding PHA/PHB synthase family protein translates to MATSPPPSDDPLDGISETLDRTASAAIAQTTFGLSPATLLLAMADWGIHLATSPGKQMQLGAKAIRKHARLFDYLQRRMEDSEAEPAIEPLPQDRRFADPAWKELPFNLVAQAFLLNQQWWHAATTGIGGVSKHHEDMVEFAARQMLDMLAPTNFLATNPVLQHKIAETGGQCLVDGFRHLVEDMQHMARGLPPVGAEAFRVGENVATAKGKVVYRNKLIELIQYEPTTDTVRPEPILIVPAWIMKYYILDLSPENSLVRWLTAQGFTVFMISWHNPGSADRDLDMDAYRHLGPMAALDAVTAITGATGIHAMGYCLGGTLLSIAAAAMARDGDDRLASVTLLAAQTEFSEPGELGLFIDEGQLNLLENMMWSRGYLDSSQMGGAFQILRSNDLVWSRVLATYLMGEREPMNDLMAWNADGTRMPYAMHSQYLRRLFLDDDLAEGKYRVDGRTINLASIRKPLFVVGTERDHVAPWHSVHKIHLLTGAEITFVLTSGGHNAGIVSEPGHKGRRYRVLTREVDGTSYDPEEWASRAEQKQGSWWTAWGEWLAARSGEPGAPPPMGAADKGYAAIADAPGHYVLEH, encoded by the coding sequence ATGGCCACGTCCCCTCCGCCTTCCGACGATCCGCTGGACGGAATCAGCGAAACGCTCGACCGCACGGCATCGGCGGCCATCGCGCAGACGACTTTCGGCCTTTCGCCGGCCACGCTCCTGCTTGCCATGGCCGATTGGGGGATTCATCTCGCCACGTCGCCGGGCAAACAAATGCAGCTTGGCGCCAAGGCCATCCGCAAGCATGCCCGGCTTTTCGACTATCTGCAGCGCCGCATGGAAGACAGCGAGGCCGAACCGGCCATCGAACCATTGCCGCAGGACCGGCGCTTCGCCGATCCCGCCTGGAAAGAATTACCTTTCAATCTCGTCGCTCAGGCCTTCCTGCTCAACCAGCAATGGTGGCACGCCGCGACGACAGGCATTGGCGGTGTCTCGAAACATCATGAAGACATGGTGGAATTCGCCGCACGGCAGATGCTGGACATGCTCGCGCCGACCAACTTTCTCGCCACCAATCCCGTTCTCCAACACAAGATCGCGGAAACAGGTGGCCAATGCCTGGTCGACGGCTTCCGGCACCTGGTCGAGGACATGCAGCACATGGCGCGCGGCCTGCCGCCGGTCGGCGCCGAAGCCTTTCGCGTGGGCGAAAACGTCGCCACGGCCAAAGGCAAGGTCGTCTACCGCAACAAGCTGATCGAACTGATCCAGTATGAACCGACCACGGACACCGTGCGGCCCGAGCCAATCCTGATCGTGCCCGCGTGGATCATGAAATACTATATTCTCGACCTGTCGCCCGAGAACTCGCTGGTCCGCTGGCTGACGGCGCAAGGCTTCACCGTGTTCATGATTTCGTGGCACAATCCCGGCAGTGCCGACCGTGACCTCGACATGGACGCCTACCGGCACCTCGGACCGATGGCGGCGCTCGATGCGGTGACGGCGATCACCGGCGCGACGGGCATCCATGCCATGGGCTATTGCCTGGGCGGCACGCTGCTCTCGATCGCGGCCGCGGCCATGGCGCGCGACGGAGATGACAGGCTCGCCAGCGTCACACTGCTGGCCGCACAGACGGAATTCAGCGAGCCGGGGGAATTGGGCCTGTTTATCGACGAAGGCCAGCTCAACCTGCTGGAGAACATGATGTGGAGCCGGGGCTATCTGGACAGCAGCCAGATGGGCGGCGCCTTCCAGATCCTGCGTTCCAACGATCTGGTCTGGTCGCGTGTGCTCGCCACCTACCTGATGGGCGAGCGCGAACCGATGAACGACCTCATGGCCTGGAACGCCGACGGCACACGGATGCCCTATGCCATGCACAGCCAGTATCTGCGCCGCCTGTTCCTCGACGACGACCTGGCCGAAGGAAAATACCGGGTGGATGGGCGAACCATCAACCTTGCCTCCATCCGCAAACCGCTGTTCGTGGTCGGAACCGAGCGCGATCATGTCGCGCCATGGCATTCCGTCCACAAGATCCACCTGCTGACCGGGGCCGAGATCACTTTCGTCCTGACCAGCGGCGGGCACAATGCCGGCATCGTTTCGGAACCGGGCCACAAGGGCCGCCGCTACCGCGTGTTGACCCGCGAGGTCGACGGCACCTCCTACGATCCCGAAGAATGGGCAAGCCGCGCCGAGCAAAAGCAAGGCTCATGGTGGACGGCGTGGGGAGAATGGCTGGCCGCGCGTTCGGGAGAACCTGGTGCGCCGCCGCCCATGGGCGCAGCGGACAAGGGCTATGCGGCGATCGCCGATGCTCCCGGCCATTATGTGCTGGAGCATTGA
- a CDS encoding efflux transporter outer membrane subunit, whose translation MARSAHITGRLCGFRAVMAAMIVPSFLSGCSFAPPNVRPAQPVPQDYPAPAALGASIARIGWHDFFREEHLRVLIAAALENNRDIRIAAARVDQARAAWRIEGSALYPELNAVGTGTRGRSIISLPGAGTQSYDIKQVTAQVSASWEIDFWGRLRNLNDAARNRYLATEEAKRAVATGLIAQVANGYLLEREYEERLALARRTIVTREDSLRIMRRRYEVGSGSKLEMTQAQLLLAQAQDALQALEQDRDVNRNALALLVGRPVEIVPGPLGLAETGPDIALPPGLPSDLLVNRPDIVAAEYQLRAANADIGAARAAFFPNISLTGAFGTASSDLDGLFGDGSRAWSFTPTIALPLFNAGRLSGNLDLAKARQVEAVASYEKTVQGAFRDVSDALVRRRQLALRIDTARSSLDALRERARLAGLRFDNGRSAYLEVLDAQRDLFDTEQALIQLRRAHLASGIALYAALGGGFPAEVVHDSNDQGGEHRR comes from the coding sequence ATGGCTCGCAGCGCTCATATTACTGGCCGTTTATGCGGGTTCCGGGCCGTCATGGCGGCGATGATCGTGCCATCTTTCCTGTCCGGCTGTTCCTTCGCGCCGCCCAATGTCCGGCCGGCCCAGCCGGTGCCGCAGGACTATCCCGCGCCAGCCGCGCTGGGCGCGTCCATCGCGCGGATCGGTTGGCATGATTTCTTCCGGGAAGAGCATCTGCGTGTGCTGATCGCGGCCGCGCTGGAGAACAACCGCGATATCCGTATCGCCGCGGCCCGCGTCGATCAGGCGCGCGCGGCCTGGCGTATCGAGGGATCGGCGCTCTATCCCGAACTCAACGCCGTCGGCACCGGCACGCGGGGTCGTTCCATCATCAGCCTGCCGGGCGCAGGCACGCAGAGCTATGACATCAAGCAGGTCACCGCGCAGGTGAGCGCGAGCTGGGAAATCGATTTCTGGGGCCGTCTGCGCAACCTGAACGACGCCGCGCGCAATCGTTATCTGGCGACGGAAGAGGCGAAGCGCGCCGTTGCCACCGGCCTGATCGCGCAGGTCGCCAATGGCTATCTGCTGGAGCGCGAATATGAGGAACGCCTCGCGCTTGCCCGGCGGACGATCGTCACGCGCGAGGACTCACTGCGGATCATGCGCCGCCGCTATGAAGTCGGGTCCGGCTCGAAGCTCGAAATGACCCAGGCGCAGTTGCTGCTGGCGCAGGCGCAGGATGCGCTGCAAGCGCTTGAGCAGGACCGCGACGTGAACCGCAACGCGCTGGCGCTGCTGGTCGGGCGGCCCGTGGAGATCGTGCCTGGGCCCCTCGGTCTTGCCGAAACCGGACCGGATATCGCCCTTCCGCCGGGCTTGCCCTCCGACCTTCTGGTCAACCGGCCTGATATCGTGGCGGCGGAATATCAATTGCGGGCGGCCAACGCCGATATCGGCGCGGCGCGGGCGGCGTTCTTTCCCAATATCAGCCTGACGGGTGCCTTCGGCACGGCGAGTTCCGATCTCGACGGGCTGTTCGGCGACGGGAGCCGCGCGTGGAGCTTCACCCCGACGATCGCCCTGCCGCTGTTCAATGCGGGCCGCCTTTCCGGCAACCTCGATCTGGCGAAAGCGCGGCAGGTCGAAGCCGTGGCCAGCTATGAAAAGACCGTGCAGGGCGCGTTTCGTGATGTTTCCGACGCGCTGGTCCGGCGCCGGCAACTGGCGTTGCGGATCGACACCGCGCGCAGCTCGCTGGACGCCTTGCGCGAACGGGCTCGGCTGGCCGGGTTGCGGTTCGACAACGGGCGTTCGGCCTATTTGGAAGTGCTGGACGCGCAACGCGACCTTTTCGACACCGAACAGGCGCTGATCCAGTTGCGCCGCGCTCATCTGGCGAGCGGCATAGCCCTCTACGCGGCGCTTGGCGGGGGCTTTCCCGCCGAAGTCGTCCACGACAGCAACGATCAAGGCGGAGAACACAGGCGATGA
- the lptB gene encoding LPS export ABC transporter ATP-binding protein, with amino-acid sequence MDDPRDRHDGSGCAGAGRPGWRRVLTRLLRDLGGNLGHDAQLVSPAARSESEPLAPASIGPVAVERAPTVLSIAGIEKSFGKRKVLDDVALEVRAGEIVGLLGPNGAGKTLCFYAIAGLMSVDAGRIEIGGQDVTALPMDRRAKLGLGYLPQEGSIFRGMTAAENIAAVLELHIADRDVAAARLDELLAEFNIAHIRDVPAQRLSGGERRRCEIARAMAAAPSVILLDEPFAGIDPMSIADVKAMVRKLKREGVAILLTDHNVHEMLELVERAYIIDQGRMLFEGGPEAVLDNPEVRHRYLGEGFRM; translated from the coding sequence ATGGATGATCCGCGAGATCGCCATGATGGCAGCGGTTGCGCTGGTGCTGGCCGGCCGGGATGGAGACGCGTACTGACCCGGCTTTTGAGGGACCTTGGCGGAAATCTCGGGCATGATGCCCAACTCGTATCGCCGGCCGCGCGTTCGGAGAGCGAGCCGCTTGCGCCCGCGTCAATCGGACCGGTCGCAGTCGAGCGCGCGCCGACGGTTCTTTCGATCGCCGGGATCGAGAAGTCCTTTGGCAAGCGGAAGGTGCTTGACGATGTCGCGCTCGAAGTGCGGGCAGGCGAAATCGTGGGGCTTCTGGGGCCAAACGGGGCCGGCAAGACGCTCTGCTTCTATGCGATTGCCGGCCTGATGAGCGTGGATGCCGGCAGGATCGAGATTGGCGGTCAGGATGTCACCGCGCTTCCCATGGATCGAAGAGCGAAGCTGGGCCTCGGCTATCTTCCCCAGGAAGGATCGATCTTCCGCGGCATGACGGCTGCGGAGAATATCGCGGCCGTGCTCGAACTGCATATCGCCGATCGCGATGTAGCTGCCGCGCGGCTCGATGAACTTCTTGCCGAGTTCAATATCGCCCACATTCGCGACGTTCCCGCACAGCGGTTGTCCGGCGGGGAACGCAGGCGCTGCGAGATCGCCAGGGCCATGGCGGCAGCGCCCTCGGTCATCCTGCTCGATGAACCGTTCGCGGGCATCGATCCCATGTCGATCGCCGACGTCAAGGCGATGGTGCGAAAGCTCAAGCGAGAAGGCGTGGCGATCCTTCTGACCGACCACAATGTGCATGAGATGCTCGAACTGGTCGAGCGGGCCTATATCATCGATCAGGGCAGGATGCTGTTCGAGGGCGGCCCAGAAGCGGTACTCGACAACCCCGAAGTCCGGCATCGCTATCTTGGCGAGGGCTTCAGGATGTGA